Genomic window (Rathayibacter sp. VKM Ac-2760):
GCTCGCGCTGACCATCCCCGAGGCTTTCGCCCGCGGCGCATCCCGCAGCGAGACCCGCGACCTCGTCGAGCGCTCCGTCCGCGCCGAGCTCGCGGTGGCGTACAGCCAGTCGGAGCGGGAGGTGTCCCGCCGCCTCGAGATCGCGCAGATGCTGATGGAGCACCTCCCCCTCACCCGCGTGCTGCTTCGCGACGCGAAGATCCTGTGGGAGGTCGGCGAGGCGATCTGCCGGACCGCGAGCAGCCTCCCCGAAGAGTCCCGCACGGCACTCGACGAGCGCGCGGCCGACGAGGCGTTGACGATGACCACTGCGCAGTTGCGGCGCGCCCTGAGCCGCTGGCGCGAGGAGCTGCACGAGCAGCCGCTCGCCGAGCGGCACGCTCGCGCCCGCGAAGACCGCGCCGTCTGGGTCACGCCCGAAGTCGATGGAATGGCGACCCTCTGCCTGCACGCTCCCGCACCGGCAGTGACCGGCGCCTACGACCGGCTGCGCCGCATCGCCCGCACCCTCCGCGACGAGGGCGACCTACGCACGCTCCAGCAGCTCAGCGCCGATGCCGCGGTCGATCTCCTCTGCGACGGCGACATCACCGGCACGACTCCGGACCCCGAGCACCGCGAGGACCCGACCTTCGTCCCCGGCCTCCGCGCCGAGGTGCGGCTGACGCTCGCGCGTCCACCGCCGTCGGCCTGGACGACGCCACGGCCGATCTCGACGGCTACGGACCCGTGCCCGCGGAGATCGCCCGCGAGCTCATCCGCACCGGCGCTTCCTTCACCCGGGTTCTCACCGACCCGGACACCGGGGCGGTCGTCTCCGTCGGAAGGACCTGGCGCGTGCCCCCGCCGCAGATGCGCCTCCATCTCCAGCTGCGGGACCAGACCTGCCGGTTCCCCGGCTGCACCCGCAGCGCATCGACCAGCGAGGCCGATCACACGGGCGAATGGCGCAACGGCGGCGAGACCTCACTCGAGAACCTGGTGTCGCTGTGCACCTCGCATCACCACGTGCGGCACGGGGACCAATGGAGCTACGAGAAGGACGGCGACGGGGCGACCGTCTGGACGACTCCCACCGGTCGCCGGATCAGCAGCCGACCACCGCCACTGCCCGGGCGACCGCCGGACTCGCCACCGGGACCGCGGTTCGTCGACGTGCCGGCACCGTTCTGACCGGCGTGGATCCGACGCGGATCCTCGCGTCAGCGCAGCCGCAGCGCCAGGAACAGGTCGGCGCGGTCCGAGGTGTTGGAGAGGTCGCGCTGCGTCAGCTCCTCCACCCGCGCGATGCGGTAGCGGACCGTGTTGAGGTGCAGGTGGGTCTGCTCGGCCGCGCGCACCCACGAGCCGCCGCAGTCGAGGAACGCCGAGAGCGTGGCCACGAGCTGCGAGTTGTAGCGGGCGTCGTGCTCCAGCAGCCGGCCGAGCACGAGCTCGACGAACACCGCGCGGAGGTGGTCGGGGACGGCGGTCAGCAGCTGCACCGCCGACGTCACTGCGCCGGCCGTGCCGATCCGCACGGGCGAGGCGTCGCCCGGCGTCGAGGGCAGCCGCAGCGCGTAGCGGGCCGAGCGCAGCGCCCCGCCGAGGGCCGCGAGCGGGCTCGGCGCGCTGACACCCACCCGCAGCACCGAGCCGTCGAGCGCGGCACCCGTGCGATGCAGCGCGGCGGTGACGACGGCGAGCGCGTCCTCCTCCTCCACCGGCACGAGCGCGACCGAGCCGCCGTCGGCGTCGTGCCCCACCACGGCGCGGCCGAGGTGCGAGACGGCGTCCGTGAGCAGCGGGCCCGCGAGGGCCGCGTCGTCACCGGAGCCGTCGCCGGAGCCGTCGCCGTCGTCGATCTCCGCCGCCAGCACCGCGAACCGCGCGGCGCCGCCCAGCCCCAGCTGGCGCAGGTAGACGGCGGTCTCCGGCTGCTCGCTGTCCTCCTCGATCAGCTCGATCAGCCGGTCCGCGAGGGCCGCGTCGGCGAGCAGCGCCGCCTCGCGCTGCAGCCGGTAGAGCCCGACCACACCGGTCAGCTCGGTGATCGCGTCGAGCAGCGAGGGGTGCCACTCGTTCCAGTCGCCGGCGACGACGACGAACCACGAGGCGGCCCGGTGCTCCTCCGCCCCGGCGACGGCCAGGATCGAGAGCACACCGCCGTGCGCATCCGGCACGGTCACCGGCGTGCGGCGCGCGGTGAGCGCGGCGTGCACGACGCGGTCGACCTCGTCGGCGCCGAGCGGCTCCGCGACGGCGGCGGCCGAGCGGCCGGTCGCGGTCAGCACGTGCACGGGCCGCCCGAGCTCGGTCGAGGTGCGCGCGATCAGCTCGTCGAGCAGCTGCCCGCGGTACACCTCGGTGAGCAGCTGCCGCTGCCGCGCGAGTCCGGCGGTCAGCCGGGCGACCCGGTCGCCGGCGAGCGCGTTGGAGAGGTGCGCGGTGATCGAGGCGAACGAGACGTCGGCGGGCACCGCGAACAGCGCCACCCCGTGCCGTCGGCAGGCGGCGACGAGGTCGTCGGGCACGAAGCCGTAGAGTCCCTCCCCCGCGAGCAGCGCGACGGCACCGGAGGAGGCGACCGCCTCCACGAAGGTCTCGCTGTCCTCCGCCGTGCGCCGCCACATCATCCCGGTCAGCACGAGCTGGTCGCGCGCGAGGTAGCGGCGGGGATCGAGCAGGTCGGTGGTGAACGTCCAGTTCACCTCGCGGGCGAGCGCCTCCTCCGTCGTGTGCAGCGCGCGGATGCGCAGTGGTGCGTCGAGGAGCTCCCGGAGCTGCACGCTCAGCTCCCGCGGTAGGTCGAGTAGGCGAACGGGCTGAGCAGCAGCGGGATGTGGAAGTGCGCCGCCGTGTCCTCGAGGCGGAACGCGACGACGACCTCGGGGTAGAACGACGCGGTGCCCGAGCGCTCGAAGTACTCAGCGGTGTCGAAGACGACGCGGTAGATCCCCGCGGGCAGCGCGGCCGGGCCGAACTCCGCGACGCGGCCGTCGTCGTCGGTCCGCGCCGTCGCGATCGGCTCCCACCCGGAGGCGCCGCGCCCCTCGAGCGCGACCGGCACGTCGCGCGCCGGCCGCCCGAGCACGGCGTCGAGCACGTGCGTGGTGACGTGGCTGCGGTGCGCGCTCATCGGGCCGCCTCCGCCACGGCGCCGGTCTCGGGCCCGAGCGCGCGCACCCGCAGCACCGCGATCTCGCGCAGCTGGTCGGCGACGATCGCGCGCTCGCTGTCGTCGTCGAGGGCGAGGCGGCGCTCCAGCTCGGCGACGATCGCGGCGCGGTCGCGGCCGGCGGCGCGGATCAGGAAGACCCGGCCGAAGCGCTCCTCGTAGGCGCGGTTCCCGGCCAGCAGCCGCTCGGCCAGCGCCTCGTCGGGCGAGAGGCTGGCCGCCTGCTCGGCGGCGGAGAAGGCGGAGGATCGGCCGGCACCCGCGTGCCGCTCGCCGATCCGCGGGTGGTCGGCGAGCGCCGCCTCCACCTCGTCGGAGCTCAGCGAGCGCGCGTGCTCGTCGGCCGCTGCCGCGAGGGCGTCGACCGTCGGGTAGGGCGCGCCGGCGGCGACGGCGTCGACCCAGCGCGGCGAGGCGAGGCAGGCGAGGAGCGCCTCGCGGAGGGTGGTGGAGTCGGTCATGGGGTCTCCTCGTCGGCGCGGTGGTGCGCCACGATGAACGGATGGACGTGGTGGGGCATGGCGCGGTGGAGCAGGGCGCGGTGGAGCACGGCGCGACCGGACCGGATCCCGCGCGGCCGGAGGTGGCCGGCCTCGTGCTGGCCGCGGGGGCCGGCCGCCGGGCGGGCGGACCGAAGGCCCTGCGGCGCGACGCCGAGGGCGTGAGCTGGCTGCAGCGCGCGGTGGCCCGGCTGGAGGACGCGGGCTGCGCACGGATCCTCGTGGTGCTCGGCGCCGGAGCAGCCGAGGCGCGCCCCCTGCTGCCGGTCGGGACGGACGCGGTCGTCGCGGACGACTGGGCCGATGGAGTCTCGGCGTCGTTGCGCGCGGGACTGCGGGCGGCCCAGGGCGACGCGGCCCTGGTGACGCTCGTCGACCTGCCCGACGAGCCCGCGGCGGTCGGCGCTCGCCTCCTCCGCGAGACTCCGGCGGGACCGGCGGCGCTCGCGCGAGCGACCTACGGCGGTCGGCCCGGTCATCCGGTGCTCCTGGGCGCCGCGCACTGGGCACCTCTGGCCGCGACGCTCACCGGCGACTCGGGCGCTCGCGACTACCTGGCGGCGCACGGCGCGCTCGGGATCGAGTGCGGCGATCTCTTCTCGGGGGCGGACCGCGACGGACCCGGCTGAGGCGGTCATCCGAGACCGCTCTCGTCGAGGGCGTCGCGCAGCGCGCGCCAGGCCAGCGTGGCGCAGACCGAGCGGACCGGGTTGGCGGCGACCAGCAGCAGTGCCGACTCGTCGCCGAGCGGCTCGGTGTCCGCCGCGGGCCGTCCACGACCCGCCGGACCGTGCTCCGCCATCGCCGCGAGGAACACGGTCAGCCGCCGCCGCACCGCCGCAGCGTCCTGGCCGTCGAGCTCGTCCGCCAGCAGCGACGCGGACCCCTGCGAGACCTCGCAGCCCCGCCCGCTCCAGCCGATCGCGACGGCGTCCGCGTCCCCCGCGACGCGGACCTCGATCCGGTCGCCGCAGGTCGGCGTGAGCAGCGCCGCGCGGCCGAGCACCGGCTCCGCCGACGCCTCCGCCCGCCCGACCGGGTGCCGGGCGTGGGCGCGGATGAGCTCGGCGTCCTCGGCGCTCACGGACGGTCCTCCAGTTCGGCGAGCTCCGCATAGAGGGTGCTGATCCCCGCGATGCGCTCGCGCGACTCGCGCGGCACGGCGCCGAGCACGCCCGAGGCCAGCACCGCGGCGGCGCTCATCGCCGCGGCGTAGCTGTCGAAGGCGGCCTCGCTGTCCACCGGGCACTCCAGCCAGACGGCGCAGCGGTCGGCGAAGCGCCGCGCCTGCGGATCGGCGAGCAGCACCACGGGCACCCCGCGGGCCGCGAGCACGTCGACCACCGCGGTGAAGGCAGCGGGCCGGCGGCGGAAGCCCACGAGCACCACCGCGTCCTCGGAGCCGAGCCCGGCGATCTCCTCGCCGAGCGACTGCCCGGGCTGCGGCGCCACGCGCACGCGCGCCCGCGCCTGCGCGAGCTGCTGGCGCAGGTGCAGGGCGACGGGGTAGCTGTTGCGCAGGCCGATCACGACGACCTCCCGCGCTGCCGAGAGCAGGCGCACCGACTCCTCCAGCCGGCCGTCGGCGAAGGTCGCGGCGAGGCGGCGCAGGTTTGCGTGCTCGCTCTCGAGGTGCGCGGCGAGCGCATCGGCGGGGGCGCCGATCGACGCCGGCCCGACGGGCACGCCCTCGCGGCGGAGCGCCCGGGCGTGCTCGCGCACCTCCTGCGAGTTCGAGAAGCCGAGGCGGCGGAAGAGCCGCGACACGGTCGCCTTCGACACCCCGCTGTGCTGGGCGAGCTCGGTGGCGGAGTAGATCGCGAGGTCGCCGAGGTGGTCCAGGATGAAATCGGCCGCGCGCTGCTCCTGGCGCGACAGCGAGGCGTAGCCGGCGTCGATCCGGTGCCCGATGCTCGGCGCCTCGGCGCCGGTGCTGCGCCCCACGACCGCCGCCTCGGCGCCGGTCACATCCGGCCCGCCTTGGCCTCGGCGAACGCGTGCACCGCGGCCTCGAAGGCGTCGAGCGCCACCGCGACGTCGGCCTCGGTCACGCTCTCCTCCGGGTGGTGGCTGACACCGCCCTCGCAGCGGATGAAGAGCATCGCGTACTCGGTGAGGTCGGCGACGGCCATCGCGTCGTGCCCGGCCTTGGAGAACAGCACCATCGGCTGCTCGTCCCCGGTCGCGCGGATGCCCGTGCGGACGACGTCCTGCAGCCAGTCGGCGGCGACGACGGCGGGAGCGGAGTGGGTCT
Coding sequences:
- a CDS encoding HNH endonuclease signature motif containing protein yields the protein MPAEIARELIRTGASFTRVLTDPDTGAVVSVGRTWRVPPPQMRLHLQLRDQTCRFPGCTRSASTSEADHTGEWRNGGETSLENLVSLCTSHHHVRHGDQWSYEKDGDGATVWTTPTGRRISSRPPPLPGRPPDSPPGPRFVDVPAPF
- a CDS encoding helix-turn-helix domain-containing protein yields the protein MQLRELLDAPLRIRALHTTEEALAREVNWTFTTDLLDPRRYLARDQLVLTGMMWRRTAEDSETFVEAVASSGAVALLAGEGLYGFVPDDLVAACRRHGVALFAVPADVSFASITAHLSNALAGDRVARLTAGLARQRQLLTEVYRGQLLDELIARTSTELGRPVHVLTATGRSAAAVAEPLGADEVDRVVHAALTARRTPVTVPDAHGGVLSILAVAGAEEHRAASWFVVVAGDWNEWHPSLLDAITELTGVVGLYRLQREAALLADAALADRLIELIEEDSEQPETAVYLRQLGLGGAARFAVLAAEIDDGDGSGDGSGDDAALAGPLLTDAVSHLGRAVVGHDADGGSVALVPVEEEDALAVVTAALHRTGAALDGSVLRVGVSAPSPLAALGGALRSARYALRLPSTPGDASPVRIGTAGAVTSAVQLLTAVPDHLRAVFVELVLGRLLEHDARYNSQLVATLSAFLDCGGSWVRAAEQTHLHLNTVRYRIARVEELTQRDLSNTSDRADLFLALRLR
- the uraH gene encoding hydroxyisourate hydrolase — protein: MSAHRSHVTTHVLDAVLGRPARDVPVALEGRGASGWEPIATARTDDDGRVAEFGPAALPAGIYRVVFDTAEYFERSGTASFYPEVVVAFRLEDTAAHFHIPLLLSPFAYSTYRGS
- the uraD gene encoding 2-oxo-4-hydroxy-4-carboxy-5-ureidoimidazoline decarboxylase; the protein is MTDSTTLREALLACLASPRWVDAVAAGAPYPTVDALAAAADEHARSLSSDEVEAALADHPRIGERHAGAGRSSAFSAAEQAASLSPDEALAERLLAGNRAYEERFGRVFLIRAAGRDRAAIVAELERRLALDDDSERAIVADQLREIAVLRVRALGPETGAVAEAAR
- a CDS encoding NTP transferase domain-containing protein, which translates into the protein MVGHGAVEQGAVEHGATGPDPARPEVAGLVLAAGAGRRAGGPKALRRDAEGVSWLQRAVARLEDAGCARILVVLGAGAAEARPLLPVGTDAVVADDWADGVSASLRAGLRAAQGDAALVTLVDLPDEPAAVGARLLRETPAGPAALARATYGGRPGHPVLLGAAHWAPLAATLTGDSGARDYLAAHGALGIECGDLFSGADRDGPG
- a CDS encoding iron-sulfur cluster assembly scaffold protein, which encodes MSAEDAELIRAHARHPVGRAEASAEPVLGRAALLTPTCGDRIEVRVAGDADAVAIGWSGRGCEVSQGSASLLADELDGQDAAAVRRRLTVFLAAMAEHGPAGRGRPAADTEPLGDESALLLVAANPVRSVCATLAWRALRDALDESGLG
- a CDS encoding MurR/RpiR family transcriptional regulator; amino-acid sequence: MGRSTGAEAPSIGHRIDAGYASLSRQEQRAADFILDHLGDLAIYSATELAQHSGVSKATVSRLFRRLGFSNSQEVREHARALRREGVPVGPASIGAPADALAAHLESEHANLRRLAATFADGRLEESVRLLSAAREVVVIGLRNSYPVALHLRQQLAQARARVRVAPQPGQSLGEEIAGLGSEDAVVLVGFRRRPAAFTAVVDVLAARGVPVVLLADPQARRFADRCAVWLECPVDSEAAFDSYAAAMSAAAVLASGVLGAVPRESRERIAGISTLYAELAELEDRP